In Thermodesulfovibrionia bacterium, the DNA window AGTTTGCAGTAGGTGAGGGCATTGCCGGAGATGTGCTTAAGACCGGGAAGGCAGAGCTTGTCAATAATGTCTCGCTGGATTCAAGGTTTGTAAAGGGCGGGGCCAGGATACATTCGATGCTTTGTGCGCCGCTGAAAGGCAAGGGTAATATCTTCGGCGTTATAAATCTGAGCAACAGTTCGGAAAAGATGTTTACGATAGAGAACCTGAAGATACTCCATACTCTTGCAATATATGCTTCTGTAGCTATACTTAACGCTAAGAGTTTCAGTAAGCTCAGCAGCGCCGCAGAGGATGTTCTGATGCATGCATCATTGCTTGATATGTAACGGGGTGCTCCGAGGCGTCTTCAGGTGCAATAGTTTTGCTTATTAGGCGAGAATCAGAATTTTGAGAGTTTTAAACTTTTATATTCTGACGGAATATTTGTAAAAAAAAGTGTTCCGTCATCCATGGTAACTTTGTAAATCTTTGCCGGGATATCTTTATCAGTAATAGCTCTGCCGGTATCATCTCTATTTGTATTTCTGTTTGTTACCCAATTGGTCTTTCCTTCATAAAGAGAGAATACTTTATTTACATAATCTTCTGTCTCAGGGAATGCCGGTACTCCTCCGTAATCCGTAACAGTGCCCGGCCCGGCATTATAGGCAGCAACGGCAAGCGGAAGATCATTGAACATATCAAGCAGAAAACGGAGGTATCTTGTCCCGCCGTCTATATTTTCCTCAGGGTCAAAGGGGTTGATCACGCCCATGTCTTTTGCAGTAGAAGGCATGAGCTGCATAAGCCCCATAGCGCCCTTGTTAGAGACAGCGTTTTTTCTCCAGTTGGATTCTACAGTTATTATGGCTTTAATCAAGGAAGCATCTACGCTGTATTTTGATGATTTATTATTGATTATCTGGTCGTAGTAGCTGCTGCTGTCATAACTGTTGAACTTGTTTACTTTTATTTTTTTCTTATGGGAGGTTACCGGAGGGACATTTGTGAATAGAACAACTCCGTTCTTATCAACAGACTTATATATCTCCCCATATGATAACGAAAAAGACAGAAGGACGGCCGAAATTACAAATATGAAAAATGCTTTCAGCATACTAAAATATACCAGTTAAAGGTTATGGCGGTCAATTATTAATTTATATCCTTTGGTTAAATTCAGTAATTGACTTGGATAACTAAAATCTTTTATGTGATTTTACTCTTATGTTTATTATTGCTTTTATACTTGACTAATTCGCCATTGATATGGGAAAATTTGTCGCTTTATCTTGCGAAAATGAAAGAATTATACATTGTTTGATAAATGTTTTTATAACTTAAGCAAAAGGAGGTATTAATGCGTAGATTAATGTCTTATCTGTTACTGCTTTTGATTTTCCTATTTGGCTTTGGCTTAATGTCAACCCAGTCATTTGCCCTGGACAGTTTGCAGAAAGGAATCGAAGAGTACAATGCTGAAAACTATGATGAGTCTCTCCAGTTATTTAAAGAGGCGAGGCAGCAGAAGCCTGATTCTTCAACTGCTGCATATTATCTCGGGCTTGCCTATGAGCAAATCGGGCAGATCTCTGATGCTGTAGAACAGCTTAAGGATGCCGTAAGTATGATGCCGGTTGAAAAAAAGGCTTACACTAACCTGGTTGAGATACTTTACAGACAGAATAATTCTGCTGATGCAAAACTTTACATTCAGCAAGCTGAGCAGGCCGAGGCCGCACCGGCAGATCTGGCTTATCTAAGGGGTCTTGTCTGCCTGCTGGATGGCAGAAACAGCGAGGCTGTTGATTCCTTTATAAAGGCAAAGGAACTTGATCCCTCTCTTGCGCAGAAGGCTGATCTTCACACCGGGATAGCCTATGCACAGGAAAGAAGAATCGAAGATGCGAGGGCAAGCCTTAACGCAGCCGTTAATGTAAACCCTTCTTCCGAGCTGGCCGATTATGCGAGAGAGTATGAGAGCAGCCTTGCAGGGATGGTGGAGCAGATGAAAAAATGGAGCTTCATGGTAGGCGCTGCGGTACAGTATGATGACAATGTGGTTGCAAAACCATTGTCAGATATACCAGGCGTTGATGATGTGACAGGTGAGGACGACATCAGCATTGTGGCAATGTTCAATGTTGATTATAAACGGCATCTCAGAGGGCCGTGGTTTCTTAATGCAGGCTACAGAATATTTGCTAACAACTACAGTGAAATAAATTCCCATAACCTTCTGGTACAGAAGCTCTCTGTAACTCCCGGGCGCAATATAAATGGCGGCAATATCTTCTTCCCCATTGAATACCATCATATAATACTTGATGACAGCGGATATGCATCTCTCTTGTCTCTGAAGCCGACCATAAAATTCATGCTTAACCCCGGTAATATCGGCGTGGTCAGTCTTGGACTCCTGCACAGAGATATGCTGGAATCGTCTGTTAACAGCAATGAGGACAGGGACGGCAATG includes these proteins:
- a CDS encoding tetratricopeptide repeat protein — protein: MRRLMSYLLLLLIFLFGFGLMSTQSFALDSLQKGIEEYNAENYDESLQLFKEARQQKPDSSTAAYYLGLAYEQIGQISDAVEQLKDAVSMMPVEKKAYTNLVEILYRQNNSADAKLYIQQAEQAEAAPADLAYLRGLVCLLDGRNSEAVDSFIKAKELDPSLAQKADLHTGIAYAQERRIEDARASLNAAVNVNPSSELADYAREYESSLAGMVEQMKKWSFMVGAAVQYDDNVVAKPLSDIPGVDDVTGEDDISIVAMFNVDYKRHLRGPWFLNAGYRIFANNYSEINSHNLLVQKLSVTPGRNINGGNIFFPIEYHHIILDDSGYASLLSLKPTIKFMLNPGNIGVVSLGLLHRDMLESSVNSNEDRDGNVYSIGLGYVHPTFEGKGVFKAGYERWTPSIGQVRG
- a CDS encoding lytic transglycosylase domain-containing protein, translating into MLKAFFIFVISAVLLSFSLSYGEIYKSVDKNGVVLFTNVPPVTSHKKKIKVNKFNSYDSSSYYDQIINNKSSKYSVDASLIKAIITVESNWRKNAVSNKGAMGLMQLMPSTAKDMGVINPFDPEENIDGGTRYLRFLLDMFNDLPLAVAAYNAGPGTVTDYGGVPAFPETEDYVNKVFSLYEGKTNWVTNRNTNRDDTGRAITDKDIPAKIYKVTMDDGTLFFTNIPSEYKSLKLSKF